In Desulfuribacillus alkaliarsenatis, the following proteins share a genomic window:
- a CDS encoding DAK2 domain-containing protein, with product MPSKIGSQEMYAMLYTGGKALEQQVSEIDALNVFPVPDGDTGTNMNLSFQSGIQEMESNHSETDTLGSTMGSFARGIMMGARGNSGVILSQLFRGMSQALKGKEVATSEDFALALDKGVEIAYKAVMKPVEGTILTVARESAKAAVRASKRNPSIDEVFKAAIDQAELTLEQTPDMLPVLKEVGVVDAGGKGLIVIYKGMYQALTGEQLTFERKATKQQSTSHEVVASEEFGYCTEFIIQNLTEPVNETFLRSTLSDMGDSLLVVHDEDFVKIHIHTLDPGQVLSHCLQIGSLHRIKIDNMTEQHEHTQANKETSAVVKQSNYSQAHDGQLKPYGIVSVTNGEGIKDIFMSLGANEVVFGGQSMNPSTEDLANAVRKINAETVIILPNNKNIILAAEQVASVVEDKQIIVIPTKTIPEGIAAILSFHEEQDIEDNIDVMKDAAKSVVSGQVTYAIRDTQINGATIKEGDILGILGSEIVVNGTNLVQTTVDLLENMVDKDEHEIITIFTGEEVKQPEIAELQEIIEAKYDDFDIEIKSGLQPTYYFIISVE from the coding sequence ATGCCGTCAAAAATAGGCAGCCAAGAAATGTATGCAATGCTATACACTGGAGGGAAGGCACTAGAACAACAGGTATCTGAAATAGATGCACTAAATGTTTTTCCCGTACCAGATGGCGATACAGGTACAAATATGAACTTATCTTTCCAGTCTGGAATACAAGAAATGGAATCAAACCATTCTGAAACCGACACACTAGGCAGCACAATGGGTAGTTTTGCTAGAGGTATAATGATGGGCGCTAGAGGAAATTCAGGTGTTATTCTATCGCAATTATTCCGCGGCATGTCACAAGCACTTAAAGGCAAGGAAGTGGCGACTTCAGAAGACTTTGCCCTTGCATTGGACAAAGGTGTAGAAATAGCCTATAAGGCCGTAATGAAGCCTGTAGAAGGCACTATTCTTACAGTTGCTAGGGAATCAGCTAAAGCTGCTGTCCGTGCTAGTAAGCGCAACCCGTCGATAGATGAAGTGTTCAAAGCGGCAATTGACCAAGCTGAATTAACTTTAGAACAAACACCAGACATGCTTCCTGTATTGAAGGAAGTTGGCGTTGTTGATGCTGGAGGCAAAGGGTTAATTGTCATATATAAAGGTATGTATCAAGCGTTAACAGGTGAACAATTAACATTTGAACGGAAGGCTACTAAACAGCAGTCAACTTCACATGAAGTTGTAGCTTCGGAGGAATTTGGTTATTGCACGGAATTTATTATTCAAAATTTAACTGAGCCAGTTAATGAAACTTTCCTAAGATCTACCCTATCGGATATGGGTGACTCTCTACTCGTTGTACATGACGAAGATTTTGTTAAAATTCATATCCATACATTAGATCCGGGCCAAGTATTATCTCATTGCTTGCAGATTGGAAGCTTACATAGAATTAAGATCGATAACATGACAGAGCAACATGAACACACACAAGCAAATAAAGAAACTAGTGCTGTAGTTAAACAAAGCAATTACAGTCAAGCTCATGATGGCCAGTTAAAGCCTTATGGAATTGTATCTGTTACTAATGGGGAAGGAATCAAGGATATCTTCATGTCATTAGGAGCTAACGAAGTAGTTTTTGGCGGACAATCAATGAACCCATCTACGGAAGATTTGGCTAATGCAGTAAGGAAGATTAATGCAGAAACTGTTATCATTTTACCTAATAACAAAAATATTATATTAGCTGCTGAACAGGTAGCAAGTGTAGTTGAAGATAAACAAATAATCGTGATACCAACAAAAACAATCCCTGAAGGAATAGCTGCTATTCTATCCTTTCATGAAGAGCAGGATATTGAAGATAACATTGATGTAATGAAGGATGCTGCTAAATCAGTAGTAAGCGGACAGGTTACGTATGCGATTCGGGATACACAAATTAATGGAGCTACGATTAAAGAAGGGGATATTTTGGGTATTCTTGGAAGTGAAATTGTAGTTAATGGAACAAATCTTGTTCAAACAACTGTTGATTTGTTAGAAAATATGGTAGACAAAGATGAACATGAAATTATTACAATTTTTACTGGAGAGGAAGTGAAACAGCCAGAAATAGCTGAATTACAGGAAATTATTGAAGCAAAATATGATGATTTTGACATCGAGATTAAAAGCGGGTTACAGCCTACGTATTATTTTATCATTTCCGTAGAATAG